The proteins below are encoded in one region of Polynucleobacter sp. AP-Nino-20-G2:
- the mnmG gene encoding tRNA uridine-5-carboxymethylaminomethyl(34) synthesis enzyme MnmG yields MRYSKNFDVIVVGGGHAGTEAALAAARMGCDTLLITHSIENLGAMSCNPSIGGIGKGHLVKEIDAMGGAMAAATDEAGIQFRILNSSKGPAVRATRAQGDRILYKAAIRRRLENQQNLTLFQAAVDDLLVQGDEVQGVVTQMGLEFFAKKVVLTAGTFLDGKIHVGLNNYAGGRAGDPASVSLSARLKELKLPQGRLKTGTPPRIDGRTIDFSVMLEQPGDLDPVPVFSYLGRPEQHPKQVPCWISHTNEQTHDIIRGGLDRSPMYTGVIEGVGPRYCPSIEDKIHRFASRNSHQIFLEPEGLTTNEFYPNGISTSLPFDVQWDLVRSIRGLESAVIVRPGYAIEYDFFDPRHLRHSLETRAIAGLYFAGQINGTTGYEEAAAQGMLAGINAGLASQGKEPWLPKRSESYIGVLVDDLITLGVQEPYRMFTSRAEYRLSLREDNADMRLTTIGRELGLVDDYRWNVFCRKQEAVSRETSRLQDIWIGPKHGSAQAIAGLLGQELSHECSLADILRRPGVSYEAITGLADRMWAPETLDDDLGLAQQIADQVEISIKYQGYIDRQAVEIARQEHNESFPLPDSLDYTQVLGLSKEVQQKLNLHKPSTLGQAGRISGVTPAALSLLLVHLKKGLGRTQEQAHE; encoded by the coding sequence ATGCGTTATTCAAAGAACTTCGATGTCATTGTGGTTGGCGGCGGTCATGCTGGAACTGAAGCTGCGCTTGCGGCTGCGCGCATGGGATGCGACACCCTTTTAATTACCCATAGCATTGAGAATTTGGGTGCCATGAGCTGTAACCCCTCTATTGGGGGTATTGGCAAGGGTCATCTAGTAAAAGAAATTGATGCCATGGGTGGGGCCATGGCTGCGGCCACTGATGAAGCGGGTATCCAGTTTAGGATCCTCAATTCCAGTAAGGGGCCAGCCGTGCGCGCAACCCGCGCCCAAGGCGATCGGATCCTCTATAAAGCCGCGATTCGACGTCGTCTAGAAAATCAGCAAAATCTGACTTTATTTCAGGCTGCGGTGGATGACCTTTTGGTTCAGGGTGATGAGGTCCAGGGTGTGGTCACCCAGATGGGCCTAGAGTTTTTTGCCAAGAAAGTAGTGTTGACTGCCGGCACCTTTTTGGATGGCAAGATCCATGTGGGCTTAAATAACTATGCCGGCGGACGTGCAGGCGACCCTGCATCTGTTTCATTGTCGGCCAGATTAAAAGAATTAAAGCTTCCACAGGGAAGATTAAAGACGGGTACTCCACCTCGGATTGATGGCCGAACGATTGATTTCTCCGTCATGCTTGAGCAGCCCGGTGATCTGGACCCTGTGCCGGTTTTTTCTTACCTAGGCCGCCCGGAGCAACATCCCAAGCAAGTTCCTTGCTGGATTTCCCATACCAATGAGCAGACCCATGACATTATTCGGGGTGGCTTAGATCGCTCCCCAATGTACACAGGCGTTATTGAGGGTGTAGGTCCCCGCTACTGCCCTTCTATTGAAGACAAAATTCATCGTTTTGCCTCCCGAAATAGCCATCAGATCTTTTTGGAGCCAGAGGGGTTAACAACCAATGAGTTCTATCCAAACGGGATATCAACCAGCCTCCCCTTTGATGTCCAGTGGGATTTAGTGCGGAGTATCCGCGGCCTAGAGTCTGCTGTGATTGTGCGCCCAGGATATGCAATTGAGTACGACTTCTTTGACCCTCGGCACCTTCGTCATAGCCTGGAGACCAGAGCAATTGCAGGCCTGTACTTTGCAGGCCAAATTAACGGGACCACAGGATATGAAGAGGCTGCGGCCCAAGGGATGCTCGCGGGTATTAACGCCGGCCTTGCCTCACAAGGCAAGGAACCTTGGCTACCAAAGCGGAGTGAATCCTATATTGGCGTTCTTGTAGACGACCTCATTACCTTGGGAGTTCAAGAGCCTTATCGCATGTTTACGAGCAGAGCTGAGTATCGCCTTAGCCTTCGTGAAGATAACGCGGATATGCGCTTAACAACAATTGGTCGCGAACTTGGGTTGGTGGATGACTATCGTTGGAATGTATTTTGCAGAAAACAAGAGGCTGTTTCACGTGAAACATCTCGTTTGCAAGATATTTGGATTGGGCCAAAGCATGGTTCTGCGCAGGCTATTGCGGGCCTCTTGGGTCAAGAGCTATCTCACGAATGTAGTTTGGCTGATATTTTGCGGCGTCCAGGCGTTAGTTATGAGGCGATAACGGGCCTCGCTGATCGCATGTGGGCCCCGGAAACCCTGGACGATGATTTGGGTTTAGCGCAGCAGATTGCCGACCAAGTAGAAATTTCTATTAAATATCAAGGGTATATAGATAGACAGGCGGTAGAAATTGCCCGCCAGGAACATAATGAGTCTTTCCCCCTTCCGGATTCGCTCGACTACACCCAGGTGCTCGGATTGTCTAAAGAGGTGCAGCAAAAGCTCAACTTACACAAGCCCAGCACTCTCGGCCAAGCCGGCAGAATTTCAGGGGTAACACCAGCTGCACTATCTTTGTTGTTGGTGCACCTTAAAAAAGGTTTGGGCCGAACCCAAGAGCAAGCGCATGAGTAA
- the rsmG gene encoding 16S rRNA (guanine(527)-N(7))-methyltransferase RsmG, whose product MSNELLALGIGDLGLSLSPENIANLEVFLQEMSRWNRVHNLTAIEGEKNAIHLHLIDSIAVLPIMRQFLSQKTPQIADLGSGGGLPAIPIAILEPDWHLTLIEAIRKKTAFLQHVRGRLGLKNVEVLSERVEAVAKNKPGQFDAVISRAFTNLAHFLELSLPLLKPDGLVFAMKAKRADEELQEVSMDRWRLIADEPLHIPNLAVERRLLVLSPVRKLPL is encoded by the coding sequence ATGAGTAATGAGTTATTGGCTTTGGGAATTGGGGATTTGGGCTTAAGCCTGAGCCCTGAAAATATTGCCAATTTAGAAGTCTTTTTGCAAGAAATGAGCCGCTGGAATCGAGTTCATAACCTCACCGCTATTGAGGGTGAAAAAAACGCTATACATCTGCATCTTATTGATTCTATTGCAGTTTTACCAATAATGCGCCAATTTTTGTCGCAGAAAACACCTCAGATTGCCGATTTAGGCTCTGGCGGTGGCCTACCCGCGATTCCGATTGCAATTCTCGAGCCCGATTGGCATTTAACCTTGATTGAAGCAATTCGTAAGAAGACTGCTTTTTTGCAACATGTGCGGGGAAGATTGGGTTTGAAGAATGTTGAGGTATTGAGTGAACGTGTAGAGGCGGTAGCGAAAAATAAGCCGGGTCAGTTTGATGCCGTTATTTCTAGGGCGTTTACTAATCTTGCCCATTTTTTGGAGCTATCTTTGCCTCTCTTGAAGCCAGATGGCTTGGTGTTTGCAATGAAAGCAAAGCGCGCTGATGAAGAGCTTCAAGAGGTGTCCATGGACAGATGGCGTCTGATTGCTGATGAGCCCCTTCATATCCCAAACTTAGCGGTGGAGAGGCGCCTTTTGGTGCTATCCCCCGTGAGAAAATTACCCCTTTAA
- a CDS encoding ParA family protein: MAKIFCIANQKGGVGKTTTAVNLAAGLAGHQQRVLLVDLDPQGNATMGSGIEKADLNTSVYQVLIGLSSVQECAQRCESSGYDVLPANRDLAGAEIELVDLDSREQRLKDALAVVANDYDFILIDCPPALSLLTLNGLCAANGVIVPMQCEYFALEGLSDLVNTIKQVHANLNPDLVIIGLLRVMFDSRMTLQQQVSEQLLEHFGDKVFKTIIPRNVRLAEAPSYGLPGVAFDKSSRGAKAYLEFGAEMIERIKQM; this comes from the coding sequence ATGGCGAAAATATTCTGTATTGCTAATCAAAAAGGCGGTGTTGGGAAAACCACAACCGCTGTGAATTTGGCCGCCGGTTTGGCTGGACACCAACAACGGGTTTTGTTGGTTGATTTGGATCCTCAAGGAAATGCCACAATGGGATCTGGCATTGAAAAAGCAGATCTCAATACTAGCGTCTATCAAGTGTTAATTGGATTGTCGTCAGTGCAAGAATGTGCGCAGCGGTGCGAGAGTTCTGGCTACGATGTCTTGCCAGCAAATCGTGACTTAGCTGGCGCTGAAATTGAATTAGTAGATTTGGATTCTCGTGAGCAGCGCTTAAAAGATGCGCTTGCTGTTGTCGCAAATGATTACGACTTTATTCTGATTGACTGCCCTCCTGCGTTGTCATTGTTAACGCTCAATGGTTTGTGTGCGGCCAATGGTGTGATTGTTCCAATGCAATGTGAATACTTTGCGTTGGAGGGTCTATCGGATTTGGTGAATACTATCAAACAAGTTCACGCAAATTTAAATCCGGACTTAGTCATCATTGGTTTGCTACGTGTGATGTTTGATTCACGCATGACCTTGCAACAACAAGTTTCAGAACAGTTGCTAGAACACTTTGGCGATAAAGTATTTAAGACCATCATTCCGCGGAACGTTCGACTGGCAGAGGCTCCATCCTATGGGCTTCCTGGGGTGGCGTTTGATAAATCATCGCGTGGCGCAAAAGCGTACTTAGAGTTTGGTGCGGAAATGATTGAACGTATCAAGCAGATGTAA
- a CDS encoding ParB/RepB/Spo0J family partition protein produces MVAIKKKGLGRGLEALLGDKAQKENSVEINRLPLTALQAGKYQPRQKMEVSALQELAESIREQGVMQPLLVRLVAPGKYEIIAGERRFRAATLAGLKEVPVLVSGADDQAAAAMALVENMQREDLNPLEESQGLARLIEEFGFTHEQAAKAVGKSRSAITNLLRLSQLAKPVQAMLLAGEIDMGHARALLSLPGASQVALAQRIAAQGLSVREAERMSAALALAGGQIGDKKAKTKTDGGAPSRDPDMRRLTQEIADLIGLNAEFKFKGRGGELRIRFSQFDELDSLLKKLGVEA; encoded by the coding sequence ATGGTTGCAATAAAGAAAAAAGGTTTGGGTCGTGGACTCGAGGCGTTGCTTGGTGATAAGGCGCAAAAAGAAAATTCAGTCGAGATCAATCGTCTGCCACTTACAGCATTGCAGGCAGGAAAGTATCAGCCACGCCAAAAGATGGAAGTGAGTGCACTGCAGGAGTTAGCAGAAAGCATTCGTGAGCAAGGGGTAATGCAACCGTTGTTGGTGCGTCTAGTTGCTCCGGGTAAATATGAAATTATTGCTGGTGAGCGACGCTTTCGTGCGGCAACTTTAGCGGGCTTAAAAGAGGTGCCAGTTTTAGTATCGGGCGCAGATGATCAGGCTGCCGCAGCAATGGCCTTGGTTGAAAATATGCAGCGCGAAGATTTAAATCCGCTGGAAGAATCTCAGGGCCTTGCAAGGTTGATTGAAGAGTTCGGCTTTACACATGAACAAGCTGCAAAAGCGGTGGGCAAATCGCGTAGCGCTATTACCAATTTGTTGCGCTTAAGTCAGCTGGCAAAACCGGTGCAGGCAATGCTCTTGGCGGGTGAAATTGACATGGGTCATGCGCGCGCATTGCTTTCGCTTCCTGGGGCCAGCCAGGTTGCCTTGGCGCAAAGAATTGCAGCCCAAGGCCTCTCTGTGCGAGAGGCCGAAAGAATGTCTGCTGCTCTAGCGCTCGCCGGCGGTCAGATTGGGGACAAAAAAGCGAAAACCAAGACTGATGGCGGTGCCCCAAGTCGAGACCCGGATATGCGTCGTTTAACCCAAGAAATTGCTGATTTAATCGGTTTAAACGCAGAATTTAAGTTCAAGGGAAGGGGTGGCGAGTTGAGAATTCGCTTTAGCCAATTCGACGAGCTGGATTCTTTGTTAAAAAAGCTAGGCGTCGAGGCTTAA
- a CDS encoding ATP synthase subunit I has translation MIPQKNRFSEVNEWDDPEEEVYRVFSKAEMAALQASNAVKHPPLSPWKILAAQLLVTVLSMVIWSYFGEPEGVSVYTQSAFLGGLISVLPSALFLIRLELAKKSQILNPGNFLAALVSGEFIKIAVTLMLFLGVAYLIPGVLWVPLLVTYVLTLKCVWLAWFWR, from the coding sequence TTGATTCCTCAAAAAAATCGATTTTCCGAGGTAAATGAGTGGGATGATCCCGAAGAAGAGGTGTATCGGGTTTTCAGTAAGGCGGAAATGGCAGCGCTGCAAGCTAGCAACGCCGTTAAACACCCCCCACTGTCGCCTTGGAAAATTTTGGCCGCACAATTGCTTGTTACCGTGCTTAGTATGGTGATTTGGTCATATTTTGGGGAGCCGGAAGGGGTAAGCGTTTATACTCAGTCGGCCTTTTTAGGTGGTTTAATTAGCGTCTTGCCGTCAGCCTTGTTTTTAATAAGGCTGGAATTAGCAAAAAAATCGCAAATATTGAATCCAGGGAATTTTTTGGCAGCATTGGTTTCGGGTGAATTTATCAAAATTGCCGTGACCTTAATGCTGTTTTTGGGGGTTGCTTATTTGATCCCGGGTGTGCTTTGGGTCCCATTGTTGGTGACTTATGTGCTCACCCTGAAGTGTGTGTGGCTAGCGTGGTTTTGGCGCTAA
- the atpB gene encoding F0F1 ATP synthase subunit A, whose protein sequence is MSSEVNQAHAAAEQMTPTAYISEHLQNLTNTGGPQSSIIDFSIINLDTIFWASLMGLLSVFVLLIAARRATPGVPGRFQCFVEMIVEMVDTQAKSIVHGNRTFIAPLALFVFFWIILLNTLDLIPVDWVLGVNHFIESFGVHVPHHRLVPTTDLNATMGMSMSVLVLVFFYSFKVKGFGGFLHELVSAPFGAKWYLAPFNLALNIIEYLAKGVSLGMRLFGNMYAGELVFLLIALLGSVWTFNLDLSLFGLVGHVIAGSAWAIFHILVILLQAFIFMMLTLVYIGQAHSHH, encoded by the coding sequence ATGTCTAGCGAAGTAAACCAAGCCCACGCGGCAGCCGAGCAAATGACGCCAACAGCGTACATTTCTGAGCACTTACAAAACCTCACTAATACAGGTGGACCACAGTCGTCCATTATTGATTTCAGCATCATCAATTTAGATACTATTTTCTGGGCGTCCCTCATGGGGCTCTTGTCAGTGTTTGTTTTGTTGATCGCAGCACGTCGCGCAACTCCAGGCGTTCCCGGCCGTTTCCAGTGTTTTGTAGAAATGATTGTGGAAATGGTTGATACGCAAGCTAAGAGCATTGTTCACGGCAATCGCACTTTTATTGCGCCGCTCGCATTGTTCGTATTCTTTTGGATCATCCTCCTCAATACGCTTGACTTAATCCCGGTGGATTGGGTTTTGGGTGTAAACCACTTTATTGAAAGCTTCGGCGTTCATGTTCCGCATCACAGACTAGTGCCAACAACTGACCTCAATGCCACTATGGGCATGTCCATGTCTGTCTTGGTCCTGGTTTTCTTCTATAGCTTCAAAGTTAAGGGTTTTGGCGGCTTTTTACATGAGCTCGTTTCCGCACCCTTTGGTGCTAAGTGGTATTTAGCGCCATTTAACCTCGCTTTGAACATCATCGAATATCTTGCAAAAGGCGTTTCTTTGGGAATGCGACTGTTTGGCAATATGTATGCCGGCGAGTTGGTTTTCTTGTTGATCGCATTGCTAGGTAGTGTGTGGACATTTAATTTAGATTTATCCCTGTTCGGATTGGTGGGCCATGTTATTGCTGGATCAGCCTGGGCCATCTTCCACATTTTGGTTATCTTGTTGCAAGCCTTTATTTTCATGATGTTGACTTTGGTCTACATCGGGCAAGCGCATAGCCATCACTAA
- the atpE gene encoding F0F1 ATP synthase subunit C — protein MQQFLANIQGFTAIAIGIIIGLGAIGACLGIALMGGKYIEACARQPELMEPLQTKMFLLAGLIDAAFLIGVGVAMLFAFANPLLAVIK, from the coding sequence ATGCAACAATTTCTCGCAAACATTCAAGGTTTCACAGCAATCGCTATCGGTATCATCATCGGCCTCGGCGCGATTGGTGCTTGTTTAGGTATTGCATTGATGGGCGGTAAGTACATCGAAGCTTGTGCACGTCAACCAGAATTGATGGAGCCACTCCAAACTAAGATGTTCCTTTTGGCTGGTTTGATCGATGCTGCGTTCTTGATCGGCGTTGGTGTGGCAATGTTGTTTGCTTTCGCAAACCCACTGCTCGCAGTTATTAAGTAA
- a CDS encoding F0F1 ATP synthase subunit B, with the protein MNLNATLFAQMIVFFVLWWVVARFVWPPLVKALDERSSKIADGLAAAERGKEALALASNEAEQELTKARQEGVQRVAEAEKRAQMSAEEIRVNAQAEAARIISQAKQDADQQVTRAREVLRAEVALLAVKGAEQILRREVDAKAHGALLDQLKAEL; encoded by the coding sequence GTGAATCTGAACGCGACCCTATTCGCGCAAATGATCGTTTTCTTCGTCTTATGGTGGGTTGTTGCACGCTTTGTGTGGCCACCGCTAGTTAAGGCGCTAGATGAGCGTTCAAGCAAAATTGCCGATGGCTTAGCTGCCGCCGAGCGTGGTAAAGAAGCACTCGCATTGGCAAGCAATGAAGCAGAGCAAGAATTAACTAAAGCACGCCAAGAAGGTGTGCAGCGTGTTGCAGAAGCAGAAAAACGTGCGCAAATGTCCGCTGAAGAAATTCGCGTCAATGCACAAGCTGAAGCTGCTCGCATCATTTCTCAAGCTAAGCAAGATGCAGATCAACAAGTGACTCGCGCCCGTGAAGTGTTGCGCGCCGAAGTGGCTTTGTTAGCTGTTAAAGGTGCCGAGCAAATTTTGCGTCGCGAAGTTGATGCAAAAGCTCACGGCGCATTGCTTGATCAACTAAAGGCAGAACTTTGA
- a CDS encoding F0F1 ATP synthase subunit delta, with protein sequence MAELATIARPYAEALFQSAKPAELAGCLEQLNELAQLAELPEVAVLSNNPKVSADDLSKLLSGMVKTKLDGKISSFLSLVNQNHRLAAVPEIARQFEAMKNKSEGAAEVMITSAFPLEGSALNDLLSSLKKRFGGKELRPTIQVDPTLIGGVRIQVGDEVLDSSVKAQLAQMQASLGA encoded by the coding sequence ATGGCTGAATTAGCCACGATTGCACGCCCTTATGCTGAAGCGCTTTTTCAAAGCGCCAAGCCTGCTGAGCTTGCTGGTTGTTTAGAGCAGTTAAATGAATTGGCGCAATTGGCAGAATTGCCGGAAGTTGCCGTTCTATCAAACAATCCAAAAGTATCCGCAGATGATTTAAGTAAATTGCTTTCCGGCATGGTGAAGACAAAGCTGGACGGCAAAATCTCGAGCTTTTTGAGTCTTGTAAATCAAAACCACCGCTTAGCTGCAGTCCCTGAAATTGCGCGTCAATTTGAGGCGATGAAGAATAAGAGCGAAGGTGCAGCAGAAGTAATGATTACTAGCGCATTCCCATTAGAGGGTTCTGCGCTAAATGATTTGTTGTCAAGTTTGAAGAAGCGCTTTGGGGGTAAAGAATTGCGCCCAACTATCCAAGTGGATCCAACACTGATTGGCGGAGTTCGCATTCAGGTTGGAGATGAAGTGTTGGATAGTTCAGTTAAGGCACAGTTAGCTCAAATGCAAGCAAGTCTTGGCGCATAA
- the atpA gene encoding F0F1 ATP synthase subunit alpha, which produces MQLNPSEISELIKSRISEMGVDSQLRNEGTVISVTDGICRVHGLSGVMQGEMLEFPNNTIGLALNLERDSVGAVVLGEYTHIKEGDPVKCTGRILEVPVGPELLGRVVNALGQPIDGKGPINTKLTDFIEKVAPGVIARQSVSQPVQTGLKAIDAMVPIGRGQRELIIGDRQTGKTAVAVDAIINQKGKGVYCVYVAIGQKASTIANVVRKLTELGAMEYTVVVAASASESAAMQYLSAYAGCTMGEYFRDRGEDALIVYDDLTKQAVAYRQISLLLRRPPGREAYPGDVFYLHSRLLERAARVNAEYVEKFTNGSVKGKTGSLTALPIIETQAGDVSAFVPTNVISITDGQIFLETDLFNAGVRPAINAGISVSRVGGAAQTKVIKKLSGGIRTDLAQYRELAAFAQFASDLDEATRKQLERGRRVTELCKQAQYKPLQVWEMAASLFAVNNGYFDDLEVKNVLAFEKGLQDHLKSKYADLVARIEETKDLSKDDEAALRAAIEDYKRSASF; this is translated from the coding sequence ATGCAACTCAATCCTTCCGAGATCAGCGAGCTGATCAAAAGCCGAATTAGCGAAATGGGTGTCGACTCCCAACTTCGCAACGAAGGCACTGTAATTTCAGTGACCGACGGTATTTGCCGCGTACATGGCTTGTCTGGTGTGATGCAGGGCGAAATGTTGGAATTCCCAAACAACACAATCGGCCTCGCGTTGAACCTTGAGCGTGATTCAGTTGGTGCTGTGGTGTTGGGTGAATACACCCACATTAAAGAAGGCGATCCAGTGAAATGTACTGGCCGCATTTTGGAAGTTCCAGTTGGTCCAGAGTTGCTCGGTCGCGTAGTAAACGCACTCGGTCAGCCTATTGACGGAAAAGGTCCGATCAATACTAAGTTGACTGACTTTATTGAAAAAGTTGCCCCAGGCGTTATCGCTCGTCAATCTGTTAGCCAGCCAGTTCAAACTGGTTTGAAGGCGATTGATGCGATGGTTCCAATCGGCCGCGGTCAGCGCGAGTTGATCATTGGCGACCGTCAAACTGGTAAGACAGCGGTTGCGGTTGACGCGATCATTAACCAAAAAGGTAAAGGCGTATATTGCGTTTACGTTGCGATTGGTCAAAAAGCTTCCACCATTGCTAACGTTGTTCGCAAGCTCACAGAGCTAGGCGCAATGGAATATACCGTTGTTGTTGCAGCAAGTGCTTCTGAGTCTGCAGCGATGCAGTACCTCTCAGCGTATGCTGGTTGCACAATGGGCGAATACTTCCGCGATCGCGGTGAAGATGCCTTGATCGTTTATGACGATTTAACAAAACAAGCGGTTGCATACCGTCAGATTTCTTTGCTATTGCGTCGCCCACCAGGTCGCGAAGCTTACCCTGGCGATGTGTTCTATCTCCACTCACGTTTGCTTGAGCGTGCTGCTCGTGTAAATGCTGAGTATGTTGAGAAATTTACAAATGGTTCTGTAAAAGGTAAGACAGGTTCTTTAACTGCATTGCCAATTATTGAAACTCAAGCGGGTGACGTTTCTGCATTCGTTCCAACCAATGTGATTTCGATTACAGACGGTCAGATCTTCTTGGAAACTGACTTGTTTAACGCGGGTGTACGTCCTGCGATTAACGCTGGTATTTCTGTTTCACGTGTTGGTGGTGCTGCACAAACTAAAGTCATTAAGAAATTGTCTGGCGGTATTCGTACCGACTTGGCACAGTATCGAGAATTGGCAGCGTTTGCCCAGTTCGCTTCTGACCTGGACGAAGCAACCCGCAAGCAATTAGAGCGTGGTCGTCGCGTTACTGAATTGTGTAAGCAAGCGCAGTACAAGCCATTGCAAGTTTGGGAAATGGCTGCGTCATTGTTCGCAGTTAACAATGGTTACTTTGATGACCTCGAAGTGAAGAACGTATTGGCATTCGAAAAAGGTTTGCAAGATCATTTGAAATCTAAGTACGCTGATTTAGTGGCGCGTATTGAAGAAACCAAAGACTTGAGCAAAGATGACGAAGCTGCTTTGCGTGCTGCAATTGAGGATTACAAGCGTTCAGCCTCTTTCTAA
- the atpG gene encoding F0F1 ATP synthase subunit gamma, translating into MASTKEIRSKIKSVQNTRKITKAMEMVAASKMRRAQERMRNARPYAEKIREIVANLSKANPEFRPAYMATREVKKIGTILVTTDKGLCGGLNTNVLRLIANQVRDMEATNIGIEYTAIGSKGLQFLNRSKAKLISQTIQIGDTPHMDVLIGAITAQLEAFERGEIDAVYLAYTRFVNAMKQEPVLEKLLPLEPAALTPEEKVGNSWDYIYEPDAESILNGLLKRYVEAMIYQAVAENMASEQSARMVSMKAASDNAKNVIGELQLDYNKTRQAAITKELSEIVGGAAAV; encoded by the coding sequence ATGGCAAGCACAAAAGAGATACGATCAAAGATCAAGAGCGTGCAAAACACGCGCAAGATCACGAAGGCAATGGAAATGGTCGCCGCATCCAAGATGCGTCGCGCCCAGGAGCGCATGCGTAATGCGCGTCCATACGCTGAAAAAATTCGTGAGATTGTTGCTAATCTTTCTAAAGCAAATCCTGAGTTCCGCCCTGCTTACATGGCAACTCGCGAAGTCAAGAAAATTGGCACGATTTTGGTTACAACAGACAAGGGCTTATGCGGCGGCTTGAACACCAACGTATTGCGTCTGATTGCAAACCAAGTGCGCGACATGGAGGCAACGAATATTGGCATTGAATACACTGCCATCGGTTCAAAAGGCCTTCAGTTTTTAAATCGCTCAAAAGCAAAGTTGATTTCTCAAACAATCCAAATTGGCGATACGCCACATATGGATGTTTTGATTGGCGCGATCACCGCCCAATTAGAAGCGTTTGAGCGCGGCGAGATTGATGCTGTTTATTTGGCATATACCCGCTTTGTTAACGCAATGAAGCAAGAGCCAGTATTAGAAAAGCTCTTGCCTTTGGAGCCAGCAGCTTTAACTCCAGAAGAAAAAGTAGGAAATTCTTGGGATTACATTTACGAGCCTGATGCAGAGTCCATTTTGAATGGACTATTAAAGCGCTACGTAGAAGCAATGATTTATCAAGCTGTTGCTGAAAACATGGCTTCAGAACAATCTGCTCGCATGGTCTCAATGAAGGCCGCTTCAGATAATGCGAAGAATGTCATTGGCGAATTGCAATTGGATTACAACAAAACACGACAGGCTGCTATTACTAAAGAGTTGTCAGAGATTGTTGGCGGAGCGGCTGCGGTTTAA